In Rhodamnia argentea isolate NSW1041297 chromosome 5, ASM2092103v1, whole genome shotgun sequence, the DNA window AGAGCTATGCACCAAAAAAGTTGTTTTGCTTCGTTCACAGTGTTCGAAGAACATTAACAAATCGATCGCCGCCCGAGTATAGCCAATGTCGAATCGCCCAGCtgtttctagaaaaaaaaatggtgggaTTTGGCTGCAATGATAGCTAAACCTGCATATGCCAACCTTGTGCGACCAAAGCTTTTTTGTCAGCTCTTCATTCAATATCCATTGCCGTTAAAAAAAGGGCAAAGCAAAATACATGCAAAACGATTCTTACGAGGGTCTAAATGCAAACATTTTGACAGAGAGTTTATACAACTGCGAGTTCACGAGACCAACTCGATCAGACTGTGGACAGGAATGCCAATCTCCCAAAAAGTGCAGTCTCGTGAAACAATGACACTCGGAATCAGGGAAGCTGCCTTGATGGTTTCCCAAAATCCAagagcattaaaaaaaaaaaattcaagccaaGGAAAGTATGGAGAATCCTAAATGGCTACATGCATCCGATCGTGCAATTAGAATATGGAGGCTCGCATTCTTGAACCCACACCCCAAGCTTGCTCGTGCAACTTAAAATAAGCAGCTGCAGCACATAAATACTAATATTTTGGGCAGAAAGGTACGAGAGTTGCAGGTTGCTGTACCGACATTTCGGTGAATGATCTCCAGACTGTTGCACCAAGAAGCAAACCCCACCAAAACAATTGGAAGAAACAAATTTAAGATAACAAATTATGTCGTGAATGTTTATTTTGCAAGCAAAGACAAATTTAAGATGACCAATTATGTCCAACCAGATTTTTGGAGTGGAGTTCTTGCTTGCTTCCAAGTGATCACATCAAGTTCACATCGTACAAATGTTTGGCCTACCCTTACCTCCTACTTCATCAAATACTTCAAGTTTTGGCGATGCGACTTCGTCCTTGGGTCAGATTTCAATGTTTTTGACCTACcccgaaattttttcttttactggGATTCATTGCAAGAGAGATGGAATTTACTGTCCCCACCAGGAAGTAGTTGAAAATCTTTCTATGAGCCAGTGACGTTACAATGTTAGTGTCAAGATGGAAAAAGGCCAAAACTTCATTACACGGTGAAGGAAGACAGAAGTTGAACATATTTCTCCAAGCACCACATCGCAGCAGTAGCTTCCAGACCACTGGCCAAAACCAAAACATCATGTTCGTCGGAGGCCAGAATGTCTCAATGAAACAGCATCACATAGTCTATCCAATATAGCTCCTTATCCACTGAGACATATCACCAGAATAGAGAAAAAGATATGATACTATCTCCATCAGGTCTAAGTTTACACTACTTGCTTGACCCGAAACACCAACTTGACATGCACATGCACGACAGCATTCCTCTTAGCAGTCAATTTCCACACGGCAGTTCACAGACCATTTCAAACGGCTGTCTCGGAGGATGAACTGTTTCTAGTATCTAAAGGAGACTAAAGAACAAGTGAGCAAAGATTTTGTAACCTCTTGATCGGAAGCTCATTAAGTTGCATCTGGATTTGTCGAAGCATCAGCTGGCTTCTTAGAACAAGCAGAAGAAATGTGGCCCTTCTCGCCACATAAATAGCAGGTTCTTCTCTTCATCTTGCCACTGCTGACGGTCGATTCAGCAGCAGTGTTATCAACTATGGTACTAGTGTTATCAACCATGGTATTTGCAGCCACGGTTCTTGCACTGCTTTTGACACCTTCCTTAGGGATTGCACTCATTATTTTAACAGGCCTACCACACAAAACCTGCTGATTCAACTTAATGGCCATCGCCATTGAAAGGCTGTCGGAAAAATCCACATGGGCGTAGCCCCGGAACTCTCCCGTTTCCTTGTCCATACCGAAACGAATGGACGATATGCTGCAATCTGAGAAGAATTTCCTCACGTCGTCCTCCGTTATATCCCATGACAAATTCCCAATGTAGATCCTGTTGTAGCCTTCGACAATCGGTGGGGTGAACTCGGATGTTTTAGTGGCTCGATTTGCCTTGTAGGGCTGGATTTTGAGAAAGAGTCCTCCCCtgacaaataaaaagaaagggttTAATGAGCACAATGCATTTGATTGGACATTATACTTGAGAAAGTAGATAATGCTTCTTCCTGATACACTCACATGTCGGAACCATCAAGTGCCAAAGCTCGCTTAGCTGCAGCCTCTGTCTGCAAAACAAATTAATAAACAATTCAAATTAGTTGTTACACCAGATCCATTGTTTTTGGATATAACATCATAGAAAACGCTAAAGACTTGATAATATGTTTCAGTTTCAGTGATTCCTAGTCTTCTGTTAGACAAATAACTTGGGCATTGGAGTGAAACTAAGTAAACAATTTAGGGTATAAATCTTGTGAGCCAAAGTCACATAATCATGATAGCTGCCAACTGGGATAATTACAACTTATTGGACCCCTTTCAGAAGATGACAACCTTCTGAAGAAAGCTCTTTTTGACACTAAATCAGTATGTTTGCAACTCATGACAGATAGTAAAATAGTATCCCACTATCACAGCTCACTTCCGTAACAAGATTCAAGCTTAAAATTCCCTAAGACTACCCAACAATACAAACCTTTGGCATTCCCATTGGGAGGTTAAAGTCTGATTCCTCTGGACTCCAAAGGAAATGTACAAAGAAAATCTAACCAATCAAATGTCtgaaaatatacttttcctCTTCTATTCCTTAAAATGTCAAGAAAATACCAGCGTCTCCTCATCAAGTTCCTGTGCTCTATGATATAATCGAAAAGAGGAAACACACTGGGAAAGGAGAAGGAAGCTTGTAGCACTTGAAGTACACATAACTAAAACTTTGATGTCAATGGTAATATCAAGTATGAGCCTTTTTTCACTGCATAGCATTAGCTTCACGGATCCTTCTATATGATCAGGTCGCTAAAACCACCCCACACTGATTAATTCCAAAAACAGGACTCTGAAGCAACAGTTTTGACCAAAACATCTGAAGAAGCTACCCGAATTAACGTGATAAAACAATTAAAGGAGATAAAGGCACAAATACCTCAAAATTTAACACCATGAAAGGTAATCTAATGACTAACCTTGAAACCAATAATAGCGATTCCTCTAAACTTCCCACTCTCAGGAAAAGTCATACAATCAATTTCTGTTAtggtgccacaactttcaaagtAGCTTCTTATATCATCTTCTGAGGAGTAGTAGGGGATACCTCCAACATAAACTTTCCGAGCAACATCTCCACTCTCTTGACTGCAAATGTGCAAAAGAAATGGAGAGCTTGAGTTAAAATGGATGGAAAATTTGGCAGGTACCTTGTGTCCAAAACCAGAAATTAAATGCCAGAAGCATAATGATCAGCGCTCTCCAACACTGAGCCACTATTAGCCAAAGGCAAAAACAAGCACAGAAAAGCACCAGACATTGGCCCACAAAAGAGACATGGGAATGAATAGATCAGAGTTTCATATTCTTGACAATGAAACGAGGAAACTAGAAGTTTTTAAgacaacaaaaattttgaactgACCAAGTAGAGCAAATTAAAGATCGGCCAAAAGTGAGCTAATGGTAATTCATTCTGAACGACAACTTTGTATCTTTCCGACAACACAAATTCTGAGATAATCTCAATGCTAATGAAGAGTTTACAAGATTACTATTGGAAAACCCTGATTTTCAGGACCACAGATAGCATACATATATTCCGACTTGAAAGCATCATTGATATTTAGACAATGATCAGGACCCATTCACAATCTCGTTGCTCATCAAGCATCGACCCTGAGTTCCATGCCTCATTGCAGTACTTCCAAAATGCTAAATGCTGGCTATGATGGTACTATTGGTGAAGGACACTCTAAGCGATATACACTCGACCATGGAATGGTAAATAATCATATGTCCAAGAAAGTTTGCAGAAGATTATAAACTATAAACCAATCGGCAATCATCTTGATCGTGTTTCCTGCTTCTCAACAACCAAGATAGGGTGATACAATTTGAGTAGAAGAATTCATTCAGACTTTCagagcaaataaaaaaaacacgttGCCATAATATGCACCTATTGGCCTCTGCCCTGACATGTTCAACCACAGCCTTGTCCTCTTCAATCTTGTCCTcacccttctccttcttcttagCCCCtttactcttcttcttcttcttcttcttcttcttttccttcttcttcttcacctcttCAACACTCACATCACCACCCTCCTCAGCACCCAAGCTTCCATTCTCAGTCCCctcatctctcttcttttccttcttcttcttcttggcctCTTTCACACTTACATCACCACCACCCTCCTCAGCACCCAAGCTTCCATTGTCAGTCCACTCATCTatcttcttttccatcttcttcttggcCTCTTTCACAGGCAATTCACCACCACCCTTCTCAGCACCCAAGCTTCCATTCTCAGTCCCctcatctctcttcttttccttcttcttcttcttcgcctctttCACGCTCACGCCAGCACCACCCTGCTCAGCACTTAAGCTTCCATTCTCAGTCCCCCaatctttcttcctcttcttttttctcttctcctccttcctctcatCGCCACCATTGCCCACTTCCTCAAATAATGAGCtcttctccctcctctcttCAACACCCTCATCTTCTTTCTCGCCACTATCGACCCCACCTCCCAAAGACCGAGATTTCCTGCGTTTCTCTCGCTTGGACAATCTGGGTCTCCGAATAGCCGAGCCCAGGAGCTGTTTCAGAGACTGTGGCTGCGAATCTTGATCGGGATTGGTGGGTTTTGCGTGATTAAGGTCGGAGTTCGATTCGTTTTTCGCTAGGGATTCGGCTAAAGCCGCCTTTAGCTTCTGCTTCAGCTTCTTGTTGGAGAGCACCATTTTCGCCCACTGTGAAAAAAAGAACTGCAGACGACGATGGCGTGAGTGAACGACGCAAGAGGGGTTCCAGCAGATGGACAAGGGGTTTTGGGGAGAGAAACGGCAAGGCGTTTCGGGTTGACGATGGTGACATTTTAGATCTTATTAGCCCAATTTGACCTTTTAGTTGACGTgaaacaattgaaatatttcaaaataaatatgtacaaatttttttcaaacttttagttaaaattgagtttaaaaataaataattcataaaatatgaaacttttgaaacaaaagcaatcacagctttttcaattttttaaaataatgacaTGTATCGTTGAAAACTATTGCTcagtcaaaaatatttttttatcaatgataaaaaaaaattcgttcatttattttataaacAATTCAGCCAATCATTTATCATTTataatgaaataaatggagtctgTAGCATTTTAAGCTTTGACTaagtaattttctaaaagaCCAAAACAAATGGCCctacaaaaatttaatttaatttttttgtcttttggtcaTAGATACGAAAATATAATTGATCATttggaaataaatagagcctccTCGGCCCATTAAGGCTTGCATGATAATCATTCGATCTCAAAAAAGtgattatgattaaaatgactttttctaattttgttccctggatgagttttagagaatcaaaatgagTTTGATAAGCGTTCAAAATTTATGCTCTTAAAATAGAAACGTGTTtaataattgcacaaaatttttgttcccggaaaTCATtgatcttcccaatttttttcatttaagtcaaataattaagtAGTTACTTTgagaaatttcatcatacatttcgaattaatcaaagattaattcatattgattctcttatataacatattgcatattgaaatgtaaaaataaatatcaagaattgTCACGAGTCATTTTTGCCATTTATTATGGTATTTCATCAAACTATTTTGAGCGAGTGGAAAATTGACACGAACGACTCATTCATTTCTACAAGAAAAATGCATTGCATTGTCCCGCATTGTGtgttttttgttctagaaaatcaaatctcaatcttaattcataaataaatttaagaacgagagcttgctaagtgttcctttttttttttgtcaatgctTGTTAAGTGTTCATGATGgctatttttgtctttttcgtctttttccaaaatttttaaaactagactaagcCTAAAGTACAtgaacctaggcaaatcacaaccaatgaaatcaagtgtgtACAATCAAAGAATCATGAAATTGACAAATCAcatcataaaatcctaatgaagccctaagggcttagagaaatgttgTTCGAATTTAATTGCAAAGATGtttatcatttttctaaaaaaaaaaaaaaaatctatgaaataTAGAAAATCTAggctcaaatttttaaaaataaggtcaaactagtctaatctaattttttttttctatttttagggattttctcaaatttttcttattttttttaatttttaaattttttaaatttttaattttttatgtaagattttattatcatatatatttttatttgaaatgagacctcttttttttttagatcaaggaaaaattaagagaactgaaaagaaaaaatgagagatgtgggactttattctgttttatgattttcaaaagtgattcttttttcagaataatttttttttatttttttttttgctctaaaattgTTTTAcggaacaaaatcagaatgagaatcatttacgttaccaaacatgattctcatctttatttgtttcgaaaaatagaatcaGAATGGTTCACATGCAAGCCCTTAGTCATTACATGCTTCTGCTAGCTCACAGCACATGCGACTCACGTGCAGGAGCTCTCATGATTTCCCTTCCATCAATCCTTGAATAACAACAGAATTATCCATTTcacaggaaagaaaaaaaaggaaggaaaaaaccaTAAAGAAGTTTTCACCCGACCACAAGTTCCCAAAACGTACATTATCCGAAAGTAGACTTTGCACAATCAACCAGCATCTAAGCCAGAGCTGCTGCTACGTTCATGGCCGTTTCTTCACTCTCCCTGAGCTGGGTTCCAAGAACCTTCAAAGAAAAGGTCTGTCATCATTCTCTGTTCTCTGTTGTTCTCTGTTCTTGATTTCTGAATATGACCGGCTGTTTGTGTCCACAATTCTTTCACAGCTGAACGAGCCTCGATGGAGCGAGTCGCCTCCAAGCGGCGAGCTTCCTCTTCATCACGCCATCACATGCTTGGGCGATCACACTGCTGCAGCCTTCGATGAAGAAAGTGAGTCATTAATCCCACGAATGCATATAGCATCCTGAGATGGATTCTTGCGACATTAAGGGATGGAAAATTCGGCTAAGTTTCAGGCAACTGCAAGAGGAGGCCTCTGCTCTTGGGCGCTATTGGGTCGTTAACTGCGAGTTTATTGCCTGCCAGTTCTCTTCTAGCTCAAGGTGGGATAATGGGCGGTACTCAGTCTCTTAGTTCTAAAGTTCTAAGCTTTTTCAGAAGACGAAAATTATGTTATGCTGGAAAAAGGAGCGTGTTAGCATTCCTTTTCTTCACTCTGGTGCAGAAATGCCGGCAAATTATCAAGCTTTCGTCGACCTTTCGGACGGGTATTCGTATTATTACCCCTCGGATTGGAGGGTATGTTACAAGATCTCAAGTTAGATTGCAAGCACAAGAAACACTCTAATGTTGTTCATTTTGTAGGTTCTGCTTGAtataatatttgagatgattcAAAAGAGTGAGACTTCCTTTTGGTGTTCCAAATTAGGAATTTGATTTCCGGGGGCATGATTCGGCATTCAAGGATCGGTATCTGCAGCTGCAGAATGTGAGAGTCAGATTCATACCGACTGATAAGCAAGACATCCATGATATGGGTCCGATGGATGAGGCACGATTTTCGCAACTCTTACTTCgagtttattttttatctcatcGAATCTTCACGATCTGTTTATTTACTCTATCCTTGGCTGTGGCAGGTTGTCTCTAACTTGGTGAAGAATATTTACGCTGCACCTAATCAGATAGCTAACATTTTTTACATGCAGGAGGTAATTTGCAACTGTCAATGCTCTCCTCTATATTGCTCTATTCTTCATGAAATCTGAACACCTACTTATAATTCATTCAGACATTCTTTACTGCGAATCAGACCGATTCATTAGTCTCTCATTGATCGAGTAATTGCAGAGAACTGTGGATGGGAAGGACTATTACACATTTGAGTATGAGCTCAGATCTTCAAATTTCGCCAGTTGCTCTTTTGCAACCATTGCAGTTGCAAACGGTAAGCTTTCCACTGAAACATGTAATCGGGGAAGCCAATGGAAAATTCTTCTGAATTACATCGCTCATTTCCGAGCAGGGAGGTTTTACACTCTGACCGTCGCAGCGAATGAGAGAAGGTGGAGAAGAGTAAGGAACAAGCTTAAAGTAGTCGCGGACTCTTTTAAAGTGCTCGACATCTGAGTCGTTTGTGCACAAGAGTACGCATTCCGAGCACCATCCGAGAGTTGCCATGTATTTTTACCTTGTTTATAGATGTGATGAGGTCGAGATCGTTGTCCATGTTTTGATTCAAATTCTTTCATCCCGCTCGTAACAAAGAGCTGAATTCTGTCATCGATAACCTCTGAAAACAATACGCATTATTTCTTGGTAAAGCAATACTTTCGCTTTGTTCCTAACACCAGTGTTTTAAttgggaagaaaatgaagatcaGAGCAGGATTAAACTGAAAGTTTTTTCCTCTCATGTACACAAACcaatcaaaagatccaaaggaATATGCGTCTATATTCGACAAAAGCATGTCCTCAAAGATCACTCCACACTCTGAAACTCCTATATCTAATACCCTGTACTGATTACCAAACAACAACGGGAAAAACTACGGTAAATACCTATCCTAATTTACAGATTTCTATGAACGGTCATCTAAGTAAGCATTGTCATTCACTTCTTTTTGCCCTCACGCTATCTGTCACTCCAGCTCGGTGCGTGTCGACATTTCTTTCATAATTGCTTGGGGAATCCCCAGATAATTTAGCTTTCTGGAGGAACTCTCAAATATACAAATGAAACTAAGTCGAGACTCATCTGAATTTGGATCTAGACAGGTCGATGCTGCCGCAAACCCTTTCCGAGGCGCGGCTGCGTCAAGCTTACATACAAGCCGTTTTTGGCCATCAAAGTGTCGTGGGTCCCCTCTTCCACAATCTGTCCGCCATTAAGAACTACAATGTTGTCAACATGCCTCATTGTCGCGGCTCTGTGCGCTATCAGAATGGTAGTTTTGTTACCCATCACCAAGGTGTCGAGTGCCTCCTGGACCACTCGGCTCGACTCAGACTCGATTGATGAACTAGCTTCATCCAACAGCAATATAGGTGCATTTTTCAAGATAACACGAGCAATGGCAATTCGCTGTTTCTGGCCTGGGGTCAGATCCACACCTCTCATCCCCACATGCGTGTCATAACCATGAGGCAAGCTGCTTATGAAATGATGGGCATTGGCTATCCTAGCTGCCTCCTTCATCTCAGCTTCACTTGCATTGTGGCGTGCATAAATGATGTTTTCCCTTATGGTTGTTGAGAAGATGACCGGTTCCTGCTGAACTAGACCCAGATGGCTCCTCAGCCATCTCAAGTTGTACAATTTAAGATCTCGTCCATCCAGTAGGACCTGCCCTGCAACTGGATCATAGAATCTTTCTATCAAAGATATTATAGTGCTCTTACCGGACCCTGAAACTCCCACCACTGCTACAGTTTGTCCTCCATTAACCTTGAGGCTAAAATTGCTAAGTACCAACAGTTCTGGATGAGTCGGATAACAGAAGTCCACATTTTTCAGCTCAATGGTTCCATAAACATTGGGAGGTTTCAACGCAGAACTATCATCCGGGTCAATTTGAGGCACTCGATCTATTATTTTAAACACAGAGGCAAGAGATTTCCGCCGTTTGAGTATGTATGGAGCCAATCCAAAAGGTTCAACCAACGCAAATGTCGCGAAAGAGAATACCATATACTCTTTGACAGCTGTCGGCAAATCCATATAACCATTCTTGACAGATAAGGCGGTGAACCAGAGTAGAAGAGCATTGCAGGCAAAGAGGAGAAACTGTGAGAAACCAAATGCAAAACCAATTGTGGTTCCTTGGAGAAAACTCTGCCTGAATATCTTCTGTAGTTGTATTTTGTATAGCTCCATTACCTTGTTTCCAGCACAAAAGGCAACAACTGTATAGATGTTTCTAACTGCATCCTCAAGAACCAAAGAGGCCTTCCTGTGCATCTCCTGGATGCCCCTTGAGAAACCAGCAAGCCACAGTTTCTACAACAGATAATTTGCCATAAATGAAAAACATAGACAGAAAAGTACACGGAATCctcaaaaatgaaaagtttccTTGAAACAGCTTAGAATCACTTAATAGTTTTAaggttcataaaaaatacccCTTGGCAAAAATCATCGCACTGCAGTTGCAATCAATAACACCTTGCGGTTGCAACAATGAACGGTGTGATCTTATATGTCCTATGAAGGAGTACAGAAAGGAGAGAGAGCAACAGAAATCTGGAGGTATTACGACTACTGTAACCTTTTCCATTTACAACAAAACTGAGATGCAGAAAGATACAAGTCCATTCTCTAAAATGCGCCTTGAGCACGTTTTACGCTGTTAGAGACATTTAGGCAGAACATACAAAGAGTCGCTGAGGGTAAGAGGTAGATAAAGGATAAAAGCTAACCTGGGCTAGAGCAGAGATCATAAGAACAGGCAGGGTTGCTAAAGCCACAAGTGCCAATCGCCATTGGAGAAGCATTCCAATGAGGACAGCCACAATCACAGCAGCAGTGTCCTGTATAAATATTGAGAGGCGGTTGCTAAAAGCAGCTCTTACAAATGTAGCATCGTTTGCCAAGCGCATTGATAGAGTGTCGGCACTGTTCTCCTCTTCATCAAACCACCCAACTTCATTGCGCAGCATTGCTGGTAGGTAGATAAATAAACAAGTCTTTTCAGAGGTGCTGAAATAGCTGGTCACTAGTAAAAGCCCGTAAAAGTCCAAAACTAGATGCACAAGTAGAATTGACACAAAGTACTCcagtagaaaaagaaaaaaaaaatacatagaaCTCACCTGAGAACATCATTCTACGGACACGCTCAGTCATTTTCTCTCCCATGATACCAAAATAGAAATGCTGCAGACAATTGGCAACCACAGTCACTATACCCATGCAGGTGATAACCAAGCACCATTTGTCAACCTCTTGCCGCAGGTGACGACGGCCCTCACTAGGCCTATAGTACGCTTCCACTATCAAAGCAATGACATAAGCAAGCAGAGGATTAAAAGAACCAAAAATAGCAGCACCTGTGCTGCCTAAAACAGCATAAAGCCATTCTGGGAAACTCAGCTCTGCCAATCTCCAAAAGGATGGTTCTTCCTGAATCGGCTTGTCCTTGGCATCCTTATCTTTTATTGAAACATCATCAGACTCACTAAGGGATCTACTAAAAGTTTGAGAGTGAGAGCGTTCATTTTTTGGGTCAGATGTCAAAAAGGGCGAAACAGGGGACTCAGGGTCTGAACCATtggatttttgttgttgtgcaGGCTGAACCTCAATCTTCGGTAACTCCGGGAGTCTCATTTCTAAACTATCCTGCCTGTTGAATATTGGTTCCTTATCTGCCTCATCCAAAGAAATCCCATTTTCAGATGTTTGATCCAGCGGAGGACTCCTGGTTTTTGGTGATTCTTGAAAGTTGTCTATAACATCTTGGGTCTGGACTCCATGAATGCCAGGGACTCTCTGAAGAGACGGTGATTTCATCATTTTGGGAGATGAAGCTTCCTGGAAACTGTTACTTGCTGAAGAATCTTTTTCAATTTGGAAAACCGCAGTTTCTTTGTAATTTCTTAAGGGCATCCTGGATATATTCATGAGCGATCAGCACACTTCATATCAACTACACTAATTAAGAAAGACTCGTGAAAATCGTATTATACCTCCTGGGAAGTTTTGCCACTTCTTCACATTTTAGAAGTTCCGCATAAAGTCCATCCAAAGTGACTAACTCATCATGTGTCCCCATTTCAACAAGTTGACCCTCCTCCATCACAGCAATATAATCAACATTTCTTATAAGTCTAAGGCGTCGAGCAATAATTATAGTCGAACGTCCTAACATGAGAAGATCGAGAACTTCTTGGACAGCTTTTTCAGCCTCAAAATCCAGTCCGCCGGTAACCTCATCCAGCAGAAGGATTGATGGATTTAGAAGCACTGCTCTGGCAATAGCAAGCCTAACTTTCTGCTCTTC includes these proteins:
- the LOC115726703 gene encoding ABC transporter B family member 20-like isoform X1; protein product: MMISRGLFGWSPPHIQPLTPVSEVSEPPESPSPYIDTSAEMSGAAPDPPADDGEEMEEGEEIEPPPAAVPFSRLFACADRLDWALMITGSLGAAAHGAALVVYLHYFAKIVHVLHSGPKADPNETFHRFKELALYLVYIAVGVFFAGWIEVSSWILTGERQTAVIRSKYVQVLLNQEMSFFHTYGENGDIVSQVLSDVLLIQSAISEKVGNYIHNMATFACGLVIGFVNCWQIALITLATGPFIVAAGGVSNIFLHRLAENIQDAYAEAASIAEQAVSCSRTLYAFTNETLAKYSYATSLQATLRYGIMISLVQGLGLGFTYGLAICSCALQLWVGRFLVTHGKAHGGEIIAALFAIILSGLGLNQAATNFYSFDQGRYAAYRLFEMISRSSSVGNNDGNSLVSVHGNIEFRNVYFSYLSRPEIPILSGFYLSVPAKKAVALVGRNGSGKSSIIPLMERFYDPTLGEVLLDGVNIKNLKLEWLRSQIGLVTQEPALLSLSIRDNIAYGRNASSDEIEEAAKVAHAHAFISSLEKGYETQVGRAGLELAEEQKVRLAIARAVLLNPSILLLDEVTGGLDFEAEKAVQEVLDLLMLGRSTIIIARRLRLIRNVDYIAVMEEGQLVEMGTHDELVTLDGLYAELLKCEEVAKLPRRMPLRNYKETAVFQIEKDSSASNSFQEASSPKMMKSPSLQRVPGIHGVQTQDVIDNFQESPKTRSPPLDQTSENGISLDEADKEPIFNRQDSLEMRLPELPKIEVQPAQQQKSNGSDPESPVSPFLTSDPKNERSHSQTFSRSLSESDDVSIKDKDAKDKPIQEEPSFWRLAELSFPEWLYAVLGSTGAAIFGSFNPLLAYVIALIVEAYYRPSEGRRHLRQEVDKWCLVITCMGIVTVVANCLQHFYFGIMGEKMTERVRRMMFSAMLRNEVGWFDEEENSADTLSMRLANDATFVRAAFSNRLSIFIQDTAAVIVAVLIGMLLQWRLALVALATLPVLMISALAQKLWLAGFSRGIQEMHRKASLVLEDAVRNIYTVVAFCAGNKVMELYKIQLQKIFRQSFLQGTTIGFAFGFSQFLLFACNALLLWFTALSVKNGYMDLPTAVKEYMVFSFATFALVEPFGLAPYILKRRKSLASVFKIIDRVPQIDPDDSSALKPPNVYGTIELKNVDFCYPTHPELLVLSNFSLKVNGGQTVAVVGVSGSGKSTIISLIERFYDPVAGQVLLDGRDLKLYNLRWLRSHLGLVQQEPVIFSTTIRENIIYARHNASEAEMKEAARIANAHHFISSLPHGYDTHVGMRGVDLTPGQKQRIAIARVILKNAPILLLDEASSSIESESSRVVQEALDTLVMGNKTTILIAHRAATMRHVDNIVVLNGGQIVEEGTHDTLMAKNGLYVSLTQPRLGKGLRQHRPV
- the LOC115726703 gene encoding ABC transporter B family member 20-like isoform X2, with the translated sequence MSFFHTYGENGDIVSQVLSDVLLIQSAISEKVGNYIHNMATFACGLVIGFVNCWQIALITLATGPFIVAAGGVSNIFLHRLAENIQDAYAEAASIAEQAVSCSRTLYAFTNETLAKYSYATSLQATLRYGIMISLVQGLGLGFTYGLAICSCALQLWVGRFLVTHGKAHGGEIIAALFAIILSGLGLNQAATNFYSFDQGRYAAYRLFEMISRSSSVGNNDGNSLVSVHGNIEFRNVYFSYLSRPEIPILSGFYLSVPAKKAVALVGRNGSGKSSIIPLMERFYDPTLGEVLLDGVNIKNLKLEWLRSQIGLVTQEPALLSLSIRDNIAYGRNASSDEIEEAAKVAHAHAFISSLEKGYETQVGRAGLELAEEQKVRLAIARAVLLNPSILLLDEVTGGLDFEAEKAVQEVLDLLMLGRSTIIIARRLRLIRNVDYIAVMEEGQLVEMGTHDELVTLDGLYAELLKCEEVAKLPRRMPLRNYKETAVFQIEKDSSASNSFQEASSPKMMKSPSLQRVPGIHGVQTQDVIDNFQESPKTRSPPLDQTSENGISLDEADKEPIFNRQDSLEMRLPELPKIEVQPAQQQKSNGSDPESPVSPFLTSDPKNERSHSQTFSRSLSESDDVSIKDKDAKDKPIQEEPSFWRLAELSFPEWLYAVLGSTGAAIFGSFNPLLAYVIALIVEAYYRPSEGRRHLRQEVDKWCLVITCMGIVTVVANCLQHFYFGIMGEKMTERVRRMMFSAMLRNEVGWFDEEENSADTLSMRLANDATFVRAAFSNRLSIFIQDTAAVIVAVLIGMLLQWRLALVALATLPVLMISALAQKLWLAGFSRGIQEMHRKASLVLEDAVRNIYTVVAFCAGNKVMELYKIQLQKIFRQSFLQGTTIGFAFGFSQFLLFACNALLLWFTALSVKNGYMDLPTAVKEYMVFSFATFALVEPFGLAPYILKRRKSLASVFKIIDRVPQIDPDDSSALKPPNVYGTIELKNVDFCYPTHPELLVLSNFSLKVNGGQTVAVVGVSGSGKSTIISLIERFYDPVAGQVLLDGRDLKLYNLRWLRSHLGLVQQEPVIFSTTIRENIIYARHNASEAEMKEAARIANAHHFISSLPHGYDTHVGMRGVDLTPGQKQRIAIARVILKNAPILLLDEASSSIESESSRVVQEALDTLVMGNKTTILIAHRAATMRHVDNIVVLNGGQIVEEGTHDTLMAKNGLYVSLTQPRLGKGLRQHRPV